The following proteins come from a genomic window of Paucimonas lemoignei:
- the yiaD_1 gene encoding OmpA/MotB, which translates to MNRFPRALSVCLLLGSAGLYGCAGQQSNDQALQQASADFQKVKEDTDVLRSAPKDVIRAGELLGKAERLSSYLGTGNDVTHYAYLSRRYSEIAREHSNLLLNTERLAKMEMDRQRLQLALRESKLASAQEHGKWLEDQIVSLATTQTERGLVMTLGDVLFDTGHTELKSSANRTVLKVVQFLQLNPKRVVRIEGYTDNVGDKQENLQLSKDRAQSVADVLTDLGIDDKRIQVQGYGDQFPVSANAAERGRAQNRRVEIVFSDAEGRLGPDR; encoded by the coding sequence ATGAATCGCTTCCCTCGTGCGTTGAGCGTTTGCCTGCTGCTGGGTTCGGCAGGTCTGTATGGCTGTGCAGGCCAGCAGAGCAACGATCAGGCTTTACAGCAGGCCAGTGCCGACTTTCAGAAAGTCAAAGAAGACACCGATGTGCTGCGCAGCGCGCCCAAGGATGTGATCCGCGCGGGTGAGTTGCTGGGCAAGGCCGAGCGTCTGTCGAGTTATCTGGGCACCGGCAACGATGTCACCCATTACGCTTACCTGAGCCGCCGCTACAGTGAGATTGCTCGGGAACACAGTAATCTGCTGCTCAATACCGAGCGTCTGGCAAAAATGGAAATGGACCGCCAGCGTCTGCAGCTGGCGCTGCGTGAGTCCAAGCTGGCTAGCGCGCAGGAGCATGGCAAATGGCTGGAGGACCAGATTGTCAGCCTCGCCACTACCCAGACCGAGCGGGGCCTGGTCATGACCCTGGGCGACGTGCTGTTCGATACCGGGCACACGGAGCTCAAAAGTTCGGCCAATCGAACCGTCCTGAAAGTAGTGCAGTTCTTGCAGCTCAACCCCAAGCGTGTAGTGCGCATTGAGGGCTATACCGACAACGTCGGTGACAAGCAGGAAAACCTGCAGCTGTCCAAGGACCGCGCCCAGTCGGTGGCGGACGTGCTGACTGACCTTGGCATCGACGATAAACGCATTCAGGTTCAGGGCTACGGCGACCAGTTTCCGGTCAGCGCCAACGCGGCCGAGCGTGGTCGTGCCCAGAACCGCCGTGTGGAGATCGTTTTCTCCGACGCAGAAGGGCGTTTAGGTCCAGATCGTTAA
- a CDS encoding lipoprotein: MSSFLNNRCLFAAVVLATLAGCANDPAPVEQMKLTEKALEQAKAVGAGEDQAELQAAQAKFAQARSDMTSESFKSARMNAEQAELDARLAEAQVLTAKSEEQITQLNTRLNRLRKQLGEAQ; the protein is encoded by the coding sequence GTGAGTTCTTTTTTAAATAACCGCTGTTTATTTGCCGCCGTGGTTCTTGCCACATTAGCCGGTTGTGCCAACGATCCTGCTCCCGTCGAGCAAATGAAACTGACCGAAAAAGCGCTTGAGCAAGCCAAGGCGGTGGGTGCTGGCGAGGACCAGGCCGAGCTGCAGGCCGCGCAGGCCAAATTCGCTCAGGCTCGCTCCGACATGACCAGCGAGTCGTTCAAGTCTGCCCGGATGAACGCAGAGCAGGCCGAATTGGATGCCCGCCTGGCAGAAGCTCAGGTACTGACGGCCAAAAGCGAAGAGCAGATCACCCAGCTCAATACGCGCCTCAACCGTCTGCGCAAGCAACTGGGAGAAGCCCAATGA
- a CDS encoding extracellular solute-binding protein, whose product MFQPKRLFPALVFGLAVGPFLAPDLAFAAAKCERLIVTGSPDAPPYLWRDPQDPRHLIGASADLIKQVATDSGIKVEVLYAGKRSQALEEVRSGRMDMLIDASMNQAQLEALDYIHPPLIQNEIMVWTRHDQPLPLSSATELEGHAGAASERIRLTPEFESVAKARLAVQRLPNLTETFQKLMLGQVDYVLASRYPGTAMVQTLGFSKDLIARPEPVDRPGLYLALSFNSACNDPWLRGQLAKKMTESAASGLSDDAVKRNLDIWKAQLLQPANASGPNK is encoded by the coding sequence ATGTTTCAGCCAAAGCGGCTGTTTCCAGCGCTGGTTTTCGGGCTTGCGGTCGGGCCTTTTCTTGCGCCAGACCTGGCTTTCGCGGCAGCCAAGTGCGAGCGTCTGATCGTTACGGGCAGCCCCGATGCGCCGCCGTATCTGTGGCGTGACCCGCAAGACCCCAGGCACCTGATTGGCGCCAGTGCCGACCTGATCAAGCAGGTTGCGACTGACTCGGGTATCAAAGTCGAAGTGCTTTACGCTGGCAAGCGCAGCCAGGCGCTGGAAGAAGTGCGCAGTGGGCGCATGGACATGCTGATTGATGCGTCCATGAATCAGGCTCAGCTTGAGGCGCTGGACTACATTCATCCACCGCTGATCCAGAATGAAATCATGGTCTGGACCCGCCATGATCAGCCGTTGCCGCTTTCAAGCGCGACAGAGCTCGAAGGCCACGCCGGAGCAGCATCCGAAAGAATTCGACTGACGCCGGAATTTGAATCGGTCGCCAAGGCACGGTTGGCCGTGCAACGTCTGCCAAACCTGACCGAAACGTTTCAGAAGCTCATGCTCGGTCAGGTGGATTATGTGCTCGCCAGTCGCTATCCGGGCACGGCGATGGTCCAGACCTTGGGCTTTTCCAAGGATTTGATCGCGCGGCCAGAGCCGGTGGACAGGCCGGGGTTGTATCTGGCGCTTTCTTTCAACTCAGCCTGTAACGACCCTTGGTTACGCGGACAGCTGGCGAAAAAGATGACAGAATCGGCCGCCTCCGGCCTGTCGGACGATGCAGTCAAACGCAATCTGGATATCTGGAAGGCGCAATTGCTGCAGCCAGCCAATGCCAGCGGCCCAAACAAGTAG
- the etfA_2 gene encoding electron transfer flavoprotein subunit alpha, which yields MTILVIAEHDNATLSPATLNTVAAAAKIGGDIHVLVAGQGAGAVAEAAAKIAGVSKVLAADNAAYAHQLPENIAPLVVELASGYSHILAAATSNGKNILPRVAAQLDVDQISEIISVESADTFKRPIYAGNAIATVQSSASVKVITVRATGFDPVAAEGGSAAIEAVSAAHDAGKSSFVGEELAKSDRPELTAAKIVVSGGRGMQNGDNFKHLYALADKLGAAVGASRAAVDAGFVPNDMQVGQTGKIVAPQLYIAVGISGAIQHLAGMKDSKVIVAINKDEEAPIFQVADYGLVADLFEAIPELEKLV from the coding sequence ATGACTATCCTGGTAATCGCTGAACACGACAACGCGACACTGTCTCCGGCCACTTTGAACACCGTAGCGGCCGCTGCAAAAATCGGCGGTGACATTCACGTGCTGGTTGCCGGTCAAGGCGCTGGCGCCGTGGCTGAAGCCGCCGCGAAAATCGCCGGTGTGAGCAAGGTTCTGGCTGCTGACAATGCCGCCTACGCCCACCAGTTGCCGGAAAACATCGCGCCACTGGTGGTCGAGCTGGCTTCGGGCTACAGCCACATCCTGGCCGCTGCCACCTCCAACGGTAAAAACATCCTGCCTCGCGTTGCGGCGCAGCTGGACGTTGACCAGATCTCCGAGATCATCTCGGTTGAATCGGCTGACACCTTCAAGCGTCCTATCTACGCCGGTAATGCTATTGCCACCGTGCAATCGTCGGCGTCGGTCAAAGTCATCACCGTGCGTGCCACTGGTTTTGATCCGGTTGCCGCTGAAGGTGGTTCGGCTGCCATCGAGGCTGTTTCGGCAGCTCACGATGCAGGTAAATCGAGCTTCGTTGGCGAAGAGCTTGCCAAGTCCGATCGGCCTGAACTGACGGCTGCCAAGATCGTCGTGTCCGGCGGCCGTGGCATGCAGAATGGCGACAACTTCAAGCACCTGTACGCCCTGGCTGACAAGCTGGGCGCAGCAGTCGGCGCTTCCCGCGCAGCCGTGGACGCAGGCTTTGTTCCCAACGACATGCAGGTTGGCCAGACCGGCAAGATCGTCGCGCCACAGCTGTACATCGCCGTAGGTATTTCCGGTGCGATTCAGCATCTGGCCGGCATGAAAGACTCCAAAGTGATCGTTGCGATCAACAAGGACGAAGAAGCACCCATCTTCCAGGTGGCCGACTACGGCCTGGTGGCTGATCTGTTTGAAGCAATACCTGAGCTGGAGAAGCTGGTTTAA
- the etfB2 gene encoding electron transfer flavoprotein subunit beta: protein MKVLVAVKRVVDYNVKVRVKADNSGVDLANVKMSMNPFCEIAVEEAVRLKEKGVATEIVVVSIGPTNAQEQLRTALALGADRAILVESADELNSLAVAKLLNAVVAKEQPQLVILGKQAIDSDNNQTGQMLAALSGYGQGTFASKVEVSGDSVAVTREIDGGAQTVSLKLPAIVTTDLRLNEPRYASLPNIMKAKKKPLEVLTPDALGVSTASTTKTLKVEAPAARSAGIKVKSVAELVEKLKNEAKVI, encoded by the coding sequence ATGAAGGTTCTTGTAGCTGTCAAACGAGTGGTCGACTACAACGTCAAGGTTCGCGTCAAAGCGGACAACTCCGGCGTCGATCTCGCTAACGTCAAAATGTCGATGAATCCCTTCTGCGAAATCGCTGTGGAAGAAGCTGTACGCCTGAAAGAAAAAGGCGTCGCTACCGAGATCGTCGTCGTTTCCATCGGTCCGACCAACGCCCAGGAACAACTGCGCACGGCGCTGGCGCTGGGGGCTGATCGCGCCATCCTCGTTGAGTCCGCTGATGAGCTCAATTCCCTTGCGGTCGCCAAGCTGCTCAATGCAGTAGTGGCCAAGGAGCAGCCACAGCTGGTCATCCTCGGCAAGCAGGCGATTGACAGCGACAACAATCAGACTGGCCAGATGCTGGCGGCACTGAGCGGTTACGGCCAGGGCACCTTTGCCTCGAAAGTCGAAGTGAGCGGCGACAGCGTTGCCGTCACCCGTGAAATCGACGGCGGCGCCCAGACGGTCTCCCTCAAACTGCCCGCCATCGTCACCACCGACCTGCGTCTGAACGAGCCACGCTATGCGTCGCTGCCCAACATCATGAAGGCCAAGAAGAAGCCGCTTGAAGTACTGACGCCTGACGCTTTGGGTGTGTCCACTGCTTCCACGACCAAGACCCTCAAGGTCGAAGCACCGGCTGCACGCAGCGCGGGCATCAAGGTCAAGTCGGTGGCTGAACTGGTCGAGAAACTGAAGAACGAGGCGAAGGTAATCTAA
- a CDS encoding electron transfer flavoprotein-ubiquinone oxidoreductase yields the protein MEREFMEFDVVIVGAGPAGLSAACRLKQKAAEAGQEISVCVVEKGSEVGAHILSGAVFEPRALNELFPDWKELGAPLNTPVKRDDIYVLRSAEKSVKVPNLFVPKTMHNDGNYIISLGNLCRWLAQQAENLGVEIYPGFAAQEALIDENGVVRGIVTGDLGVDREGQPKDGLYTPGMELRGKYTLFAEGCRGHIGKQLIKRFKLDTEADAQHYGIGLKEIWEVDPAKHEQGLVVHTAGWPLDDDNMGGSFLYHLENNQVVVGLIIDLSYSNPYLSPFDEFQRYKHHPVVAQYLEGGKRISYGARAICKGGLNSLPKMVFPGGALIGCDLGTLNFAKIKGSHTAMKSGMLAADAVAQALLAGKEGGDELHTYVTAFKGSWLHDELFASRNFGPALHKYGAIMGGAFNFVDQNIFGGKLPFTLHDTKPDYACLKLAADSTKIDYPKPDGKLSFDKLSSVFISGTNHEEEQPCHLKLTDPSIPIGTNLPLYDEPAQRYCPAGVYEVVTQEDGEKRFQINAQNCVHCKTCDIKDPSQNITWVAPEGSGGPTYPNM from the coding sequence GTGGAACGCGAATTTATGGAATTCGACGTGGTCATCGTCGGTGCCGGCCCCGCCGGGCTTTCTGCCGCGTGCCGCCTTAAACAAAAGGCTGCTGAAGCCGGTCAGGAAATCAGCGTCTGCGTGGTGGAGAAAGGCTCCGAAGTGGGTGCACACATCCTGTCAGGCGCCGTGTTCGAGCCGCGCGCACTGAACGAATTGTTCCCGGACTGGAAAGAACTCGGCGCACCGCTGAATACCCCGGTCAAACGCGACGACATTTATGTACTGCGCAGCGCCGAGAAATCGGTAAAAGTGCCGAACCTGTTTGTGCCCAAGACCATGCACAACGACGGCAACTATATTATTTCCCTGGGTAACCTGTGCCGCTGGCTCGCCCAGCAGGCCGAGAACCTGGGTGTGGAAATCTACCCAGGCTTCGCCGCCCAGGAAGCGCTGATCGACGAGAACGGCGTAGTGCGCGGCATTGTTACGGGTGACCTGGGCGTTGATCGCGAAGGCCAGCCAAAAGACGGCCTGTACACCCCGGGCATGGAATTGCGCGGCAAATACACGCTGTTCGCCGAAGGCTGCCGTGGCCATATCGGCAAACAACTGATCAAGCGCTTCAAACTGGACACCGAAGCCGACGCCCAGCACTACGGCATCGGCCTGAAGGAAATCTGGGAAGTCGACCCCGCCAAGCACGAGCAAGGCCTGGTGGTGCATACCGCTGGCTGGCCGCTGGACGATGACAACATGGGCGGCTCCTTCCTTTATCACCTGGAAAACAACCAGGTGGTGGTCGGCCTGATCATCGACCTGTCCTACAGCAACCCGTATCTGTCGCCCTTCGACGAATTCCAGCGCTACAAACACCACCCGGTGGTTGCGCAGTACCTGGAAGGCGGCAAGCGCATCAGCTACGGCGCGCGGGCGATCTGCAAAGGCGGTCTGAATTCCCTGCCGAAGATGGTTTTCCCCGGCGGCGCGCTGATCGGTTGCGACCTCGGCACCCTGAACTTCGCCAAGATCAAGGGCAGCCACACCGCCATGAAATCCGGCATGCTGGCCGCTGACGCAGTGGCTCAAGCGCTGCTGGCAGGCAAGGAAGGCGGCGACGAGCTGCACACTTATGTCACTGCCTTCAAAGGCAGCTGGCTGCATGACGAGCTGTTCGCCAGCCGTAACTTTGGCCCGGCGCTGCACAAGTACGGCGCAATCATGGGTGGTGCGTTCAACTTCGTTGACCAGAACATCTTCGGCGGCAAACTGCCATTCACCCTGCACGACACGAAGCCAGACTACGCCTGCCTCAAGCTGGCGGCGGATTCGACGAAAATCGATTACCCCAAGCCCGACGGCAAACTCAGCTTCGACAAACTCAGCTCGGTGTTCATCTCCGGTACCAACCATGAAGAAGAGCAGCCTTGCCACCTGAAGCTGACCGACCCGAGCATCCCGATTGGCACCAACCTGCCGCTATATGACGAACCGGCCCAGCGCTACTGCCCGGCAGGTGTGTACGAGGTGGTGACTCAAGAGGATGGCGAGAAGCGCTTCCAGATCAACGCCCAGAACTGCGTGCACTGCAAGACATGCGACATCAAGGACCCGTCGCAGAACATCACGTGGGTGGCGCCGGAAGGCAGCGGCGGGCCGACGTATCCAAATATGTGA
- the rhaS_11 gene encoding AraC-like transcriptional regulator — protein sequence MSLPHHSDANATLVALIKPLATRPGFVPTRLPEVNVVSLSTYVASSPQIYEPSLMIIAQGGKLASLGARTLDYGAGHYLVQALSVPFMCETFATAEAPLFGVSVAIDRVMLGELVQTMGPMPNQVVEAQTPESMTSAVLDAPMREAVERLLRCLHDPLDCQVMGPSRLREVLYAALRGPQAGVLRALVAQQSNFSRIAASLAYLHSHFAEPLNVDTLARQANMSASTFHEHFKRSTLLSPVQYLKRLRLLKAQQMLIAEGMGVAQAAHCVGYQSTSQFSREYKRYFDRNPGEEGMQLRIPA from the coding sequence ATGTCGTTACCTCATCATTCCGATGCCAATGCCACGCTGGTTGCGCTGATCAAGCCGCTGGCGACTCGGCCTGGCTTTGTGCCGACCAGGTTGCCTGAGGTCAATGTCGTCTCGCTTTCGACCTACGTGGCCAGCAGCCCGCAGATTTACGAGCCGAGCCTGATGATCATTGCCCAGGGCGGCAAGCTGGCAAGCCTCGGGGCGCGGACCCTGGATTACGGCGCTGGGCATTATCTGGTGCAGGCGCTTTCGGTGCCGTTCATGTGCGAGACCTTCGCCACGGCAGAGGCACCTCTGTTCGGCGTATCGGTGGCCATTGATCGTGTCATGTTAGGGGAGTTGGTGCAGACCATGGGGCCGATGCCCAATCAGGTTGTCGAAGCGCAAACCCCGGAATCCATGACCTCCGCAGTGCTCGACGCGCCCATGCGCGAAGCCGTGGAACGGTTGCTGCGTTGCCTGCATGACCCGCTGGATTGCCAGGTCATGGGGCCGTCACGGTTGCGCGAGGTGCTGTACGCGGCGTTACGCGGACCACAGGCTGGCGTTTTGCGAGCGCTGGTTGCCCAGCAGAGTAATTTCTCCCGGATCGCCGCGTCGCTGGCTTACCTGCACAGTCATTTCGCGGAACCGCTGAACGTGGACACCCTGGCGCGCCAGGCGAACATGAGCGCTTCGACTTTCCATGAGCATTTCAAGCGCAGCACATTGTTGTCGCCGGTCCAGTACCTGAAACGCCTGCGCTTGCTCAAGGCGCAACAGATGTTGATCGCTGAAGGCATGGGGGTGGCGCAGGCTGCTCACTGTGTCGGTTACCAGAGCACGTCGCAGTTCAGCCGCGAGTACAAACGGTATTTCGACCGGAATCCGGGCGAGGAGGGCATGCAGCTTAGGATTCCGGCCTGA
- the yahK gene encoding zinc-type alcohol dehydrogenase-like protein YahK, translating to MYSAIGYAAQSSTAPLAPMKFDRRDPRPDDVAIDIMFCGVCHSDIHQARNEWGVAAYPLMPGHEIVGKVTAVGASVSKYKVGDIVGVGCMVDSCRSCDACKADLEQYCLDGMTPTYAGKDRIDGSLTMGGYSNSIVVSERFVLRMPAKLDLASAAPILCAGITTYSPLKHFGVKAGHKVGVLGMGGLGHMGIKFAKAMGAEVTLFTRSASKAEEGRRQGADHVIVSTNDAQMQAAAGHFDFLLDTIPVQHDLNPYLETLRFDGVHILVGLIEPINPPVHGANLVMKRRVLAGSLIGGLAETQEVLDFCAEHGITCDIEMLDIRNINEAFERVVKGDVKYRFVIDMATLKP from the coding sequence ATGTACTCAGCTATCGGTTACGCGGCCCAATCATCGACCGCCCCCCTCGCCCCCATGAAATTCGATCGTCGCGACCCTCGGCCGGACGACGTGGCCATCGACATCATGTTCTGCGGCGTTTGCCACTCTGACATTCACCAGGCACGTAACGAATGGGGTGTTGCAGCCTATCCACTGATGCCTGGCCACGAGATCGTCGGTAAAGTCACCGCCGTGGGCGCCAGCGTTTCCAAATACAAAGTCGGCGACATCGTCGGTGTTGGCTGCATGGTCGACTCCTGCCGCAGCTGCGATGCCTGCAAGGCTGATCTCGAGCAGTATTGCCTGGACGGCATGACGCCGACCTATGCAGGCAAAGATCGTATCGACGGCAGCCTGACCATGGGCGGCTACTCCAACAGCATCGTGGTCAGCGAACGCTTCGTGCTGCGGATGCCCGCCAAACTGGATCTTGCCAGCGCCGCGCCGATCCTGTGTGCAGGCATCACCACGTATTCGCCGCTCAAGCACTTCGGCGTGAAGGCAGGCCATAAGGTGGGCGTACTGGGCATGGGTGGCCTTGGTCACATGGGCATCAAGTTTGCCAAGGCCATGGGCGCTGAAGTGACTCTGTTCACCCGCTCGGCCAGCAAAGCCGAAGAAGGCCGCCGCCAGGGCGCCGATCACGTGATTGTCTCGACGAACGACGCGCAGATGCAGGCCGCTGCGGGCCACTTTGACTTCCTGCTCGACACCATTCCTGTTCAGCACGACCTCAACCCGTACCTGGAAACCCTTCGCTTTGACGGCGTGCACATTCTGGTAGGCCTGATCGAGCCGATCAATCCACCGGTACATGGCGCCAATCTGGTCATGAAGCGCCGGGTGTTGGCCGGGTCGTTGATCGGTGGTTTGGCTGAAACTCAGGAAGTCCTGGATTTCTGCGCCGAACACGGCATCACCTGCGATATCGAAATGCTCGACATCCGTAACATCAACGAGGCGTTTGAGCGTGTAGTGAAAGGCGACGTCAAGTATCGCTTCGTGATCGATATGGCGACGTTGAAGCCGTAA
- the kdgR_4 gene encoding regulatory proteins, IclR, translating into MSQAPDDTPGIAAKEAAPTGTQTLLRGLGVVQAVASGARDLKEIALRIGTTRSTTHRLVSCLVDERYLRVLPQVGYLLGPKLIELGFQAREEVPLAMLARPYLDELSQLTGDTVHLAIRDGDEVLYLHKNPGRNGPEMRSRVGHRMPLARTGIGKALLLDSPEREWQRLYDISLPLATPNPLWPAHQEQSWEQVCQRMHEYVQGGYAFDLEDNEPSIRCVAAPIRDASKQIIAGISIASTVPYMPLEKMAELVPLIKQTAARLSAELGG; encoded by the coding sequence ATGTCGCAAGCTCCCGACGATACCCCAGGCATTGCCGCCAAAGAGGCGGCACCGACTGGCACCCAGACACTGCTGCGCGGCCTTGGCGTGGTGCAGGCTGTGGCAAGCGGAGCCCGTGATCTCAAGGAAATTGCCCTGCGGATCGGCACGACGCGCAGCACTACGCACCGACTGGTCAGCTGCCTGGTGGATGAGCGCTACCTGCGGGTGTTGCCGCAAGTTGGCTATCTGCTGGGGCCCAAGCTGATTGAACTGGGTTTTCAGGCGCGCGAAGAAGTGCCCTTGGCGATGCTGGCTCGCCCTTACCTGGATGAGCTGTCGCAGTTGACTGGGGACACGGTGCATCTGGCAATCCGTGATGGCGACGAAGTCCTCTATCTCCACAAGAACCCGGGTCGCAACGGGCCGGAAATGCGCTCGCGCGTCGGCCACCGCATGCCCCTGGCGCGCACAGGGATCGGCAAGGCGCTGCTGTTGGACAGCCCTGAGAGAGAGTGGCAGCGTTTGTACGACATCAGCCTGCCGCTGGCGACACCCAATCCGCTGTGGCCCGCACATCAGGAGCAATCCTGGGAGCAAGTCTGTCAGCGCATGCATGAGTATGTTCAGGGTGGGTATGCATTCGATCTGGAAGACAACGAACCATCGATTCGCTGTGTAGCGGCGCCAATCCGGGATGCCAGCAAGCAGATCATTGCCGGAATCAGCATTGCCAGCACCGTGCCGTACATGCCACTGGAGAAGATGGCGGAGCTGGTGCCGTTGATCAAGCAGACGGCGGCCAGGTTGTCGGCAGAGCTGGGAGGGTAA